In Caproiciproducens sp. NJN-50, the following are encoded in one genomic region:
- a CDS encoding quaternary amine ABC transporter ATP-binding protein, translating into MPKVEVKNLYKIFGSNPKKIIPMLEGGKGKAEILKSTGHGVGVNNANFKVEEGEIFVVMGLSGSGKSTLIRCLNLLIRPTSGEVLIDGENIVDCGRDALLNIRRKKVAMVFQNFALLPHRTVESNVEFGLEIQGVDSKTRREKALEALRLVGLEGHEDRMPSQLSGGMQQRVGLARALANDPDILLMDEAFSALDPLIRKEMQDELLALQARMHKTIIFITHDLDEALKLGDKIAIMKDGVIVQTGTPEDILTNPADDYVREFVQDVNRVKVVTASTIMKRPDPIAYAKDGVRVAVRKMREASISSIFVVDRERHLKGILSIDNAVELLKSGAHDPESIKSAIDTNVATVPPDTSIQALLPLVINSRYPIVVVDGERKVMGIIMKVSVLSGILGEENEND; encoded by the coding sequence ATGCCAAAAGTTGAAGTCAAAAATTTGTATAAAATATTCGGTTCCAACCCCAAAAAGATTATTCCGATGCTGGAGGGCGGAAAGGGAAAAGCCGAAATTTTGAAGTCAACGGGGCATGGAGTCGGCGTGAACAACGCGAATTTCAAAGTGGAAGAGGGAGAGATCTTTGTTGTCATGGGGCTTTCGGGGAGCGGAAAATCCACGCTGATCCGCTGCCTGAACCTGCTCATCCGCCCGACTTCGGGAGAAGTGCTGATCGACGGCGAAAACATCGTGGACTGCGGCAGGGACGCGCTGCTGAACATCCGCCGCAAAAAAGTCGCGATGGTCTTTCAGAATTTCGCGCTGCTGCCGCACCGGACGGTGGAAAGCAACGTGGAATTCGGGCTGGAGATTCAGGGCGTCGATTCGAAAACGCGCCGGGAAAAGGCGCTTGAGGCGCTTCGCCTGGTCGGCCTGGAGGGACACGAGGACCGCATGCCCTCGCAGCTCTCCGGCGGCATGCAGCAGCGCGTCGGCCTGGCGCGCGCCCTGGCGAACGACCCGGACATCCTTTTGATGGACGAGGCGTTCAGCGCGCTGGACCCGCTGATCCGAAAGGAGATGCAGGACGAACTGCTGGCGCTGCAGGCCAGGATGCACAAGACGATCATCTTCATCACGCACGACCTCGACGAGGCGTTGAAGCTCGGGGACAAGATCGCGATCATGAAGGACGGCGTCATCGTGCAGACCGGCACCCCGGAGGACATCCTCACGAACCCGGCCGACGACTATGTCAGGGAATTTGTGCAGGACGTCAACCGCGTCAAGGTCGTGACCGCCTCCACCATCATGAAGCGGCCGGACCCGATCGCCTACGCGAAGGACGGAGTCCGGGTCGCGGTGCGCAAGATGCGGGAGGCTTCCATCTCCAGCATTTTCGTCGTGGACCGGGAGCGCCACCTGAAGGGGATCCTTTCCATCGACAACGCGGTGGAGCTGCTCAAATCGGGAGCCCACGACCCGGAGAGCATCAAGAGCGCCATCGACACGAATGTAGCGACCGTTCCGCCGGACACATCCATCCAGGCGCTCCTTCCTCTGGTCATCAATTCCAGATACCCGATCGTGGTGGTGGACGGGGAACGGAAGGTAATGGGCATTATCATGAAAGTATCCGTTCTTTCGGGGATCCTCGGAGAGGAGAATGAAAATGATTAG
- the ilvB gene encoding biosynthetic-type acetolactate synthase large subunit, which translates to MITGAEIMVRCLESEQVGLVFGYPGAAICPFYDSLSQSKIRHILVRQEQNAAHAASGYARACGKPGVCVATSGPGATNLITGIATAYMDSIPLIAITGQVNQWLLGRDVFQEADITGACESFTKHSYLVKDVSDLPRVFKEAFHIASTGRPGPVLIDIPTDVQTAEIGSFDYPQKAEIAGYRPRTQGHAVQVRRAAEAVRKSKRPLIVCGGGVVSAAAREELISFAQENQIPVVSTMMGLGVMPMDSPLYFGMIGMHGHENANRAIHAADCILLCGARVGDRAVNDPEKITEKSMIIHIDVDPAEIGKNMDVDIPIVGDVRLVLKSLAQQMGAAPETGEWVRRLARDKAEFVPHGTPQNGTGFVEPRSFFRALSAMMRENAILISDVGQNQIWAASSFNVKLGRFLTSGGLGTMGYSLPAAVGAKLAKPDRQVVCICGDGAFQMSMCELATLCESGAEVKIVLMQNSRLGMVWELQNRYYGGRCPATELEGNPDFVALAGAYGIRSALADSNGSAERLAREMLESRGPFLLVCRVDPGAPTL; encoded by the coding sequence TTGATCACCGGAGCCGAAATCATGGTCAGATGCCTTGAAAGCGAGCAGGTCGGGCTGGTATTCGGCTATCCGGGCGCGGCCATCTGCCCTTTTTACGATTCTCTGTCCCAGTCGAAGATCCGCCATATTCTGGTGCGGCAGGAGCAGAACGCCGCGCACGCCGCGAGCGGCTACGCCCGCGCCTGCGGGAAGCCGGGCGTGTGCGTGGCGACCTCCGGGCCCGGCGCGACGAACCTGATCACCGGGATCGCGACCGCGTACATGGACTCGATCCCGCTGATCGCGATCACCGGGCAGGTCAACCAATGGCTCTTGGGACGCGACGTGTTCCAGGAAGCGGACATCACCGGCGCGTGCGAATCGTTTACGAAGCACTCCTATCTGGTCAAGGACGTTTCCGATCTGCCGCGCGTGTTCAAGGAAGCGTTTCACATCGCTTCCACAGGAAGGCCCGGCCCGGTCCTGATCGATATCCCGACGGACGTGCAGACGGCTGAGATCGGGTCGTTCGACTATCCCCAGAAGGCGGAGATCGCCGGGTACAGGCCGCGCACGCAGGGTCACGCCGTGCAGGTCCGCCGCGCGGCGGAGGCGGTGCGCAAGTCGAAGCGGCCGCTGATCGTCTGCGGCGGCGGGGTCGTGAGCGCCGCCGCGCGGGAAGAGCTGATCTCGTTCGCGCAGGAAAATCAGATCCCGGTGGTTTCCACCATGATGGGCCTCGGCGTGATGCCGATGGACAGCCCGCTCTACTTCGGCATGATCGGCATGCACGGGCACGAAAACGCCAACCGCGCGATTCACGCGGCGGACTGCATCCTGCTCTGCGGGGCCAGGGTCGGGGACCGCGCGGTCAACGATCCGGAAAAAATCACGGAAAAATCCATGATTATCCACATCGACGTCGACCCGGCGGAAATCGGCAAGAACATGGATGTGGATATTCCGATCGTCGGGGACGTCCGCCTGGTGCTGAAAAGCCTTGCGCAGCAGATGGGCGCCGCGCCGGAGACCGGCGAGTGGGTGCGGCGGCTGGCGCGGGACAAGGCGGAGTTCGTCCCGCACGGCACGCCGCAGAACGGCACGGGCTTTGTGGAGCCGCGGTCGTTCTTCCGCGCGCTTTCCGCCATGATGCGGGAAAACGCGATCCTGATTTCCGACGTGGGCCAGAACCAGATCTGGGCGGCGTCCAGCTTCAACGTGAAGCTGGGGCGGTTCCTCACCTCCGGGGGGCTGGGAACCATGGGGTATTCCCTGCCGGCGGCCGTCGGGGCAAAGCTGGCCAAGCCGGACCGGCAGGTGGTCTGCATCTGCGGGGACGGGGCGTTCCAGATGTCGATGTGCGAGCTTGCGACGCTCTGCGAAAGCGGCGCGGAGGTCAAAATCGTTTTAATGCAGAATTCCCGCCTTGGGATGGTTTGGGAACTTCAGAACAGGTATTACGGGGGGCGCTGCCCCGCGACGGAACTTGAGGGCAACCCGGATTTTGTCGCGCTGGCGGGGGCCTACGGCATCCGGTCGGCGCTGGCGGACTCCAACGGTTCCGCCGAGCGCCTCGCCCGCGAAATGCTGGAAAGCAGAGGGCCGTTTCTGCTGGTGTGCCGGGTCGATCCCGGCGCGCCGACGCTGTGA
- a CDS encoding ABC transporter permease translates to MIRLPIGDVVERAIDWMTANWAGFFGGIKMVLLWVITSFETLFGWLPFYVMILILALLAWRLAGRGTAIFTAAGLLIVVSIGLWTETMETLALVVTSTLIALVIGIPLGIWMSRSETVNRIVRPILDFMQTMPAFVYLIPAVYFFDLGVVPGAVATVIFAMPPAVRLTNLGIRQVPGDVIEAARSFGCTGNQMLFKVQIPLAMPTILAGLNQTIMLSLSMVVISSMIGAEGLGIIVLQGITQLKVGEGFEGGLAVVILAMVLDRITQGLGKSNAKKLNAK, encoded by the coding sequence ATGATTAGACTTCCGATCGGGGACGTGGTGGAGAGGGCCATCGACTGGATGACGGCCAACTGGGCCGGATTTTTCGGCGGAATCAAAATGGTCCTGCTCTGGGTCATCACCTCTTTTGAAACGCTGTTCGGCTGGCTGCCGTTTTACGTCATGATCCTGATCCTGGCGCTGCTCGCGTGGCGCCTGGCGGGACGCGGCACCGCGATCTTTACCGCCGCCGGCCTGCTGATCGTCGTTTCGATCGGCCTGTGGACGGAGACCATGGAAACGCTCGCGCTGGTGGTGACTTCCACGCTGATCGCGCTGGTCATCGGGATCCCGCTTGGCATCTGGATGTCGCGCAGCGAAACGGTCAACCGCATCGTCAGGCCGATTCTGGACTTTATGCAGACGATGCCGGCTTTCGTGTATCTGATCCCGGCGGTCTATTTCTTCGACCTCGGCGTGGTGCCGGGCGCGGTCGCGACCGTGATCTTCGCCATGCCGCCCGCCGTCCGGCTGACCAACCTGGGAATCCGGCAGGTGCCGGGCGACGTGATCGAGGCGGCGCGCTCCTTCGGCTGCACGGGGAACCAGATGCTGTTCAAGGTGCAGATCCCGCTCGCCATGCCGACCATCCTGGCGGGGCTGAACCAGACGATCATGCTCTCGCTCTCCATGGTGGTCATCTCCTCCATGATCGGCGCCGAAGGCCTCGGCATCATCGTGCTGCAGGGTATCACCCAGCTCAAGGTGGGCGAGGGATTCGAGGGCGGGCTGGCCGTCGTCATCCTCGCCATGGTTCTGGACCGCATCACGCAGGGGCTTGGGAAGTCCAATGCCAAAAAGCTCAACGCGAAATAG
- a CDS encoding ABC transporter substrate-binding protein translates to MKKRKRLLAFLLSAVLLAAAATGCGQANSGGTSSSASGGSASSAKSEAGDTILYGASADPRGLDPALVDDIQSVKVMSNIYEGLLKYKSDSTDIEPCLATSWDVSDDGLTYTFHLRKGVKFQDGTDFNADAVVFNIERQLPPKVEKDMGYASFVYGSVKDVKAVDESTVQIGMKEPCTPFLRNLAMNLGAPLVSPKALQDSKNNVNETPCGTGPYKFVKWDKDQDIVLVRNDDYWGGKAKCKNVIFKTIKDNSARVVALNNGEVDIIDDFDHTVVDQITAAGDKVEKTPGMNINYLMYNCTRAPFNDPKLRAAVSAAINVPELVQSLYQGYSEAATSILPTFMPGYDKSISQVAYDPDSAKKTLQAAGIKKISITTYSSARQYNPATGQTLAEAVQGYLSKIGITCTIDSYDWTTFKSKQEEGNFDICFGGWIGDNGDPDNFLNLLSDQDPGMNVARYNDKTYTDLITKAVKMPDGADRNAVYVQAQKYAAEQAPWLPISHAMILYAVSPNVKGFSLHMTGMTMLANVSKG, encoded by the coding sequence ATGAAAAAGAGGAAAAGGCTTTTGGCGTTCCTCCTGTCGGCTGTCCTTCTGGCCGCGGCGGCGACGGGCTGCGGTCAGGCAAATTCCGGCGGAACGTCCTCATCCGCCTCCGGCGGCTCGGCTTCCTCCGCGAAGAGCGAGGCGGGCGACACGATTCTGTACGGGGCTTCCGCCGATCCGCGCGGACTGGACCCCGCGCTGGTCGACGACATCCAGTCGGTCAAGGTCATGAGCAACATCTACGAGGGTCTGCTCAAGTACAAAAGCGATTCCACCGACATCGAGCCCTGTCTGGCGACCTCCTGGGACGTCAGCGACGACGGGCTCACCTACACGTTCCATCTCCGCAAGGGAGTGAAGTTCCAGGACGGGACGGATTTCAACGCCGACGCGGTCGTGTTCAACATCGAGCGCCAGCTTCCCCCGAAGGTGGAAAAGGACATGGGCTACGCCTCCTTTGTCTACGGCTCCGTCAAGGACGTCAAGGCGGTCGACGAAAGCACGGTGCAGATCGGCATGAAGGAACCCTGCACGCCGTTCCTCCGGAATCTTGCCATGAATCTGGGGGCGCCGCTCGTCAGCCCGAAGGCGCTGCAGGACAGCAAGAACAATGTCAACGAAACTCCCTGCGGGACGGGTCCCTACAAATTTGTGAAATGGGATAAGGACCAGGATATCGTTCTGGTGCGGAACGACGATTATTGGGGCGGCAAAGCCAAATGCAAAAACGTGATTTTCAAGACCATCAAGGATAATTCCGCGCGCGTCGTCGCGCTGAACAACGGGGAAGTCGACATCATCGACGACTTCGACCACACGGTGGTGGACCAGATCACCGCTGCCGGAGACAAGGTGGAGAAAACTCCCGGCATGAACATCAACTACCTGATGTACAACTGCACCCGCGCGCCGTTCAACGACCCGAAGCTGCGGGCGGCGGTTTCGGCCGCGATCAATGTGCCGGAGCTGGTCCAAAGCCTGTATCAGGGGTATTCCGAGGCGGCGACCTCCATTCTCCCGACCTTCATGCCGGGCTATGACAAGAGCATCTCCCAGGTAGCCTACGATCCCGATTCGGCGAAAAAGACGCTTCAGGCGGCCGGAATCAAAAAGATCAGCATAACGACCTACTCCAGCGCCCGCCAGTACAATCCGGCGACCGGACAGACGCTCGCGGAGGCGGTCCAGGGGTATCTTTCCAAGATCGGGATCACCTGCACCATTGATTCCTACGACTGGACGACGTTCAAATCCAAGCAGGAGGAGGGCAATTTCGACATCTGCTTCGGCGGCTGGATCGGCGACAACGGCGACCCGGACAATTTCCTCAATCTGCTGTCCGACCAGGACCCGGGCATGAACGTCGCGCGCTACAACGACAAAACCTACACGGACCTGATCACAAAGGCGGTAAAGATGCCGGACGGGGCCGACCGGAACGCGGTCTATGTTCAGGCGCAGAAATATGCCGCGGAACAGGCGCCGTGGCTGCCGATCTCCCACGCGATGATCCTCTACGCGGTCAGCCCGAACGTGAAGGGGTTCAGTCTGCACATGACCGGCATGACGATGCTCGCGAACGTATCCAAGGGCTGA
- a CDS encoding DUF975 family protein, which produces MWDRSILKSNAKVALRGRYWTAFLVTLLFAVLAEWLNWADSGFRRLFESQAWHGGARHLFRWSPLEGLGGWLCIFYVIFIVHPLLIGAARYFVRNHFEPARTETLFSGFQWNYGNGVGVLFITRLFIILWTFLFIIPGIVKLVQYSMVPFLLSDNPSLPGERAREISRRMTDGQKGAIFVFWLSFLGWFLLGALCFGVGILFILPYFSASQSELYLLLRGRALGLGFVRPEELCLAQSASRP; this is translated from the coding sequence ATGTGGGATCGTTCGATTTTAAAATCAAACGCAAAGGTGGCGCTTCGGGGGCGGTACTGGACAGCGTTTTTGGTCACGCTCCTCTTTGCGGTGCTGGCCGAATGGCTGAACTGGGCAGACAGCGGTTTCCGGCGGCTGTTTGAATCTCAGGCCTGGCACGGCGGGGCGAGGCATCTGTTCCGCTGGTCCCCGCTGGAGGGGCTCGGAGGCTGGCTCTGCATATTCTATGTTATTTTTATCGTGCATCCGCTCCTGATCGGAGCCGCACGGTATTTTGTCCGCAATCATTTTGAGCCGGCCCGCACGGAGACCCTGTTCAGCGGTTTTCAGTGGAATTACGGGAACGGCGTTGGCGTCCTGTTCATCACGCGCCTTTTTATCATCCTGTGGACCTTTCTCTTCATCATTCCCGGCATTGTCAAACTGGTCCAGTACAGTATGGTTCCGTTTCTTCTTTCCGACAACCCCTCCCTGCCCGGCGAACGGGCGCGGGAGATCAGCCGCAGAATGACCGACGGGCAGAAGGGCGCCATTTTTGTGTTCTGGCTGTCGTTTCTCGGCTGGTTCCTGCTCGGGGCGCTTTGCTTCGGCGTGGGGATCCTGTTTATCCTGCCCTATTTCAGCGCGTCTCAGTCGGAGCTTTACCTGCTTCTGCGCGGCCGGGCGCTGGGCCTCGGCTTTGTCCGGCCGGAGGAGCTCTGCCTGGCTCAGTCGGCTTCCCGGCCCTGA
- the ilvC gene encoding ketol-acid reductoisomerase — protein sequence MPKIYYESDCDINLMKGKTVAIIGYGSQGHAHALNLHDSGVDVIVGLYEGSKSRAKAEAAGLKVLTVPEATKAADIIMILIPDERQADMYKKDIEPYLTEGKALAFAHGFNIHFKQITPPKNIDVFMIAPKGPGHTVRSEYTAGKGVPCLIAVEQDYTGHAHDIGLAYGAGLGAARAAIMETTFKIETETDLFGEQCVLCGGVTALMKAGFETLVEAGYAPENAYFECIHEMKLIVDLIYRGGFSLMRYSISDTAEFGDYETGKRLITDETKKEMKKVLSEIQDGSFASKWIAENKNGRAHFSACRRIEAEHQLESVGKELRKMYSWNNDPID from the coding sequence ATGCCAAAGATCTATTATGAATCCGACTGTGACATCAATCTGATGAAGGGAAAGACAGTCGCGATTATCGGCTATGGCAGCCAGGGCCACGCGCACGCGCTGAACCTGCACGACAGCGGAGTCGACGTCATCGTAGGCCTTTACGAAGGCAGCAAGAGCCGCGCGAAAGCGGAAGCCGCGGGGCTGAAGGTCCTCACTGTGCCGGAAGCGACCAAGGCCGCCGATATTATTATGATTCTGATTCCGGACGAGAGACAGGCCGACATGTATAAAAAGGACATCGAGCCTTATCTGACGGAGGGCAAGGCCCTCGCGTTCGCGCACGGCTTCAACATCCACTTTAAGCAGATCACGCCGCCGAAGAACATCGACGTGTTCATGATCGCCCCGAAGGGTCCGGGCCACACGGTCCGCAGCGAATACACGGCGGGCAAGGGCGTGCCGTGCCTGATCGCGGTGGAGCAGGACTACACCGGCCACGCGCACGACATCGGCCTGGCGTACGGCGCGGGACTCGGCGCGGCGCGGGCGGCCATCATGGAGACGACGTTCAAGATCGAGACGGAGACCGACCTGTTCGGCGAGCAGTGCGTGCTGTGCGGCGGCGTGACCGCCCTGATGAAGGCCGGGTTCGAGACGCTGGTCGAAGCGGGCTACGCGCCGGAAAACGCCTATTTCGAGTGTATCCATGAAATGAAGCTGATCGTAGACCTGATCTACCGCGGCGGGTTCTCGCTGATGCGCTACTCGATCTCCGACACGGCGGAATTCGGCGACTACGAGACCGGCAAGCGGCTCATCACGGACGAGACAAAGAAGGAAATGAAGAAGGTCCTCTCCGAAATCCAGGACGGCTCGTTCGCGTCCAAGTGGATCGCGGAAAACAAGAACGGACGCGCGCATTTCAGCGCCTGCCGCCGCATCGAGGCCGAGCATCAGCTTGAGTCCGTCGGCAAGGAGCTGCGCAAAATGTATTCTTGGAACAACGACCCGATCGACTGA
- a CDS encoding IS30 family transposase, translating to MDYHHLTPKERALIAQLWNNGISMRQLARRLQRDPGTISREIKRNRSGQKYLSVPARARYLERRMECRRKRLYQNPRLTAYISEKLELSWSPEQIAGRIRLDYPDDRDMKISHSSIYRWLRADLLPRSVQLTMKLRHYGRQHGETRGYKAGAREIRERSKEALRRKRLGDWEADTIGFGQAKRAYLLNVTDRKSRYCCLAVLRNIRREEVMRGFEFFFEGGKVPLRTVTSDRGIEFNCHREFESRFEALYYYTRPASPWQKPTVENTNGLIRQFFPRGTRFTELTPEAVAFVMERLNDRPRKCLNWKTPAEVISSYLLHFT from the coding sequence ATGGACTACCACCATCTTACACCAAAAGAGCGCGCATTGATAGCCCAATTGTGGAATAACGGGATCAGTATGAGGCAGCTTGCACGCAGGTTGCAAAGGGATCCGGGCACAATCAGCCGGGAGATCAAGAGGAACCGTTCGGGACAAAAATATCTTAGCGTTCCGGCACGGGCCCGGTACCTTGAACGGCGAATGGAATGCCGCCGGAAGAGGCTGTATCAAAACCCACGTCTGACAGCTTACATATCCGAAAAGCTTGAATTGTCATGGTCGCCCGAACAAATTGCCGGAAGAATCCGGTTAGACTATCCGGATGACCGGGACATGAAAATCTCGCACAGCAGCATATATCGGTGGCTACGCGCGGACTTGCTGCCACGTTCCGTACAACTTACGATGAAACTGCGTCACTATGGCCGTCAGCATGGAGAAACTCGTGGGTACAAGGCCGGGGCGCGGGAAATCCGGGAGAGAAGCAAAGAAGCTCTACGCAGAAAGAGACTTGGAGACTGGGAAGCTGACACGATCGGGTTCGGACAAGCAAAACGCGCTTATTTGCTGAATGTGACCGACCGAAAAAGTCGATACTGCTGCCTGGCCGTCCTGCGCAACATCAGACGGGAAGAAGTCATGCGGGGCTTTGAGTTCTTCTTTGAAGGCGGAAAGGTTCCGCTCCGCACGGTAACGTCGGATCGAGGGATCGAATTCAACTGCCACCGTGAATTTGAGAGCCGCTTTGAAGCGTTGTATTATTACACTCGCCCAGCCTCTCCGTGGCAGAAGCCAACTGTGGAAAATACGAACGGATTGATTCGTCAGTTTTTCCCCAGAGGAACCCGTTTTACAGAACTTACCCCAGAAGCCGTGGCATTTGTCATGGAGCGTCTCAACGACCGCCCGCGTAAATGTTTGAATTGGAAAACTCCTGCTGAAGTCATTTCTTCTTATCTGTTGCACTTCACTTGA
- a CDS encoding glycine betaine ABC transporter substrate-binding protein, whose product MKKSIAAVFLTGILCLGLLAGCSQPGEESSAAGSKTSGGGKSKPVIQIGYVNWSEGIAMTNLMNAILVDKMGYEVKQVQTDVAPLFASLANGSTDVFLDCWLPVTHKDYMAKYGSELKDYGVSFDNAKIGLVVPSYVKINSIEDLNNAKSDFDGTIVGIDSGAGIMTATDKAIKEYGLGYKLMPGSGPTMTAALKKAIDQKQPIVVTGWQPHWMFAKWDLKFLDDPKGVYGSAESIHKLSRKGLDTDAPEVAEFLTKFKMTSDQLGDLMGAVEDASDPLEAARAWMNDNEDTVKAWLPAKS is encoded by the coding sequence ATGAAAAAATCAATTGCAGCGGTCTTCCTAACGGGAATTCTATGCTTGGGTTTGCTGGCCGGTTGCTCGCAGCCCGGCGAGGAGAGCTCCGCGGCGGGAAGCAAAACCTCCGGCGGCGGAAAGTCGAAGCCGGTGATTCAGATCGGCTATGTGAACTGGTCCGAAGGAATCGCGATGACGAACCTGATGAACGCGATCCTGGTGGATAAAATGGGATACGAGGTCAAGCAGGTCCAAACGGACGTGGCGCCCCTGTTCGCCTCGCTGGCGAACGGCAGCACCGACGTTTTCCTGGACTGCTGGCTACCGGTCACCCACAAGGATTATATGGCGAAATACGGCTCTGAGCTAAAGGATTACGGAGTCAGCTTCGACAACGCGAAAATCGGGCTTGTCGTCCCGTCCTATGTCAAAATCAACAGCATCGAAGACTTGAACAATGCGAAATCGGATTTCGACGGAACCATCGTCGGCATCGATTCCGGCGCGGGGATCATGACGGCGACCGACAAGGCGATCAAGGAATACGGCCTCGGCTACAAGCTGATGCCGGGAAGCGGCCCGACCATGACGGCGGCGCTGAAAAAAGCCATCGACCAGAAACAGCCGATCGTCGTGACGGGCTGGCAGCCCCACTGGATGTTCGCCAAGTGGGACCTGAAGTTCCTCGACGACCCGAAAGGCGTTTACGGCAGCGCGGAGTCCATCCACAAGCTCTCCCGCAAAGGGCTTGACACGGACGCGCCGGAAGTCGCGGAATTTCTGACGAAATTCAAGATGACCAGCGACCAGCTCGGCGATCTGATGGGCGCCGTCGAGGACGCCAGTGACCCGCTTGAAGCGGCCCGCGCCTGGATGAACGACAACGAGGACACCGTCAAGGCATGGCTGCCCGCGAAATCATAA
- the ilvN gene encoding acetolactate synthase small subunit, giving the protein MKHTLSVLVENQPGVLSRVASLFARRGFNIDSLAVGTTQNPKISRMTILVDGDDHLVEQVEKQLNKLIPVIKVKVLEPGAFVSSELTLVKVACKPKQHAEVLNVARLMGADVIDVAAASLTLRFAGDEERSRTLLELLTPYGLREVVRAGSIAIEKGSGVLKNNKE; this is encoded by the coding sequence ATGAAACACACTCTTTCCGTTCTTGTGGAGAATCAGCCGGGCGTCCTTTCCCGCGTGGCGAGCCTTTTCGCGCGCCGGGGCTTCAACATCGACAGCCTCGCCGTCGGGACGACGCAGAACCCTAAGATCTCCCGCATGACCATCCTGGTCGACGGCGACGATCATCTCGTGGAGCAGGTGGAAAAGCAGCTGAACAAGCTGATCCCGGTCATCAAGGTGAAGGTTCTGGAGCCGGGGGCGTTCGTCAGCAGCGAACTGACGCTGGTCAAGGTCGCCTGCAAGCCCAAGCAGCACGCGGAGGTGCTCAACGTCGCGCGGCTGATGGGCGCGGACGTGATCGACGTGGCCGCCGCCTCCCTGACCCTGCGGTTCGCCGGCGACGAGGAGCGGAGCCGCACCCTGCTGGAGCTGCTGACGCCCTACGGCCTGCGCGAGGTCGTGCGCGCCGGGTCGATCGCAATCGAAAAAGGGTCCGGGGTATTAAAGAACAATAAGGAATAA
- a CDS encoding serine hydrolase, with translation MKMQALDLNKLNQFCKREIGRSGARVSLLVHDLTEGRDLISIEAGHRVVSASTIKTAIMLAAFRLVLDGKLSLSQTVRVPEEEVLDDTLVFDAGMRECSLEEMITWMIVNSDNTATNVLIDVVGMEAVNGFCASLGLKSTGLQRKMLDGAAVRSGRNNYTSAADQLLIYSALFRESILTPGLCGLAKSILLRQRDCTMALRYLCGGESVSFAHKTGGLDFLRHDAGIFDLPGQAYYFGCFVTGCMEESDENPVAERLIGTLSKAVYESFAAKKCNTM, from the coding sequence ATGAAGATGCAGGCTTTGGATCTGAACAAGCTCAATCAATTCTGCAAGAGAGAAATCGGCCGCTCCGGCGCGCGGGTCTCCCTGCTGGTCCACGACCTGACGGAGGGAAGGGACCTGATCTCCATCGAGGCCGGGCACCGGGTCGTTTCCGCCAGCACGATCAAGACGGCGATCATGCTCGCGGCTTTCCGGCTCGTTCTGGATGGAAAACTGAGCCTGTCGCAGACGGTCCGGGTCCCGGAGGAAGAGGTCCTTGACGACACCCTCGTGTTCGACGCCGGGATGCGGGAATGCTCGCTGGAAGAAATGATTACCTGGATGATCGTCAACAGTGACAACACCGCCACCAACGTTCTGATCGACGTTGTTGGAATGGAGGCGGTCAACGGCTTCTGCGCTTCGCTCGGGCTGAAATCGACCGGCCTTCAGCGTAAAATGCTGGATGGCGCCGCCGTCCGCTCCGGCCGGAACAACTACACCAGCGCCGCGGACCAGCTTCTCATCTACTCCGCCCTTTTCCGGGAGTCCATCCTCACACCGGGGCTGTGCGGGCTGGCGAAAAGCATCCTGCTGCGCCAGAGGGACTGCACCATGGCTCTGCGCTATCTCTGCGGCGGGGAATCCGTTTCCTTCGCGCACAAGACCGGCGGCCTCGACTTCCTGAGGCATGACGCGGGCATTTTCGATCTGCCCGGGCAAGCCTACTATTTCGGCTGTTTCGTGACCGGCTGCATGGAGGAATCGGACGAAAATCCGGTCGCGGAACGCCTGATCGGAACGCTGAGCAAAGCGGTTTACGAATCTTTCGCCGCGAAAAAATGTAATACAATGTAA